Proteins found in one Camelus bactrianus isolate YW-2024 breed Bactrian camel chromosome X, ASM4877302v1, whole genome shotgun sequence genomic segment:
- the CLTRN gene encoding collectrin isoform X1 has translation MTAHLFTWLTGYFKAIVETSYSGEKTPFKILLLVDNASGHLSSDGAGQQDCCCFQACYHNICSAAHGSRSNFKSYYLRNTFCKTVAALKSDSSDGSRQSKLKTFWKGFSILDAIKIIHDSWEEVQISTYIGVSKKLILTLRDDFEGFKVSVEEVTGDMVEIARELEMEPKYMTELLHCHDKTLTDDELLLMNEPKKWFLEMESPAGEGAVKIVEMTTRDLEYNINLVNKAAAEFERTDSNFERSSPGGKMLSNSIACYREISQKRESQLKLQASLLFYFKELPQPPQPSAAISIEARPSTSKKITTC, from the coding sequence atgacagcacatctgtttacatgGCTCACTGGATATTTTAAGGCCATTGTTGAGACCTCCTATTCAGGAGAAAAgactcctttcaaaatattactgctcgtTGACAATGCATCTGGTCACCTCAGCTCTGATGGGGCTGGACAACAGGATTGTTGTTGCTTTCAGGCCTGCTACCACAACATCTGTTCTGCAGCTCATGGATCAAGGAGCAacttcaagtcttattatttaagaaatacattttgtaagacTGTAGCTGCCCTGAaaagtgattcctctgatggatccaggcaaagtaaattgaaaaccttctggaaaggattcagcattctagatgccattaagatcATTCacgattcatgggaagaggtccaAATATCAACATACATAGGAGTTTCGAAGAAATTAATTCTAACCCTCagggatgactttgaggggtttaaggtgtcagtggaggaagtaactggaGATATGGTAGAAATTGCAAGAGAACTAGAAATGGAGCCTAAATatatgactgaattgctgcactgtcatgataaaactttaacaGATGATGAGTTGCTTCTTATGAATGAGCCaaaaaagtggtttcttgagatggagtCTCCTGCTGGTGAAGGTGCTGTAAAGATAGTTGAAATGACAACAAGGGATTTAGAATATAACATAAACTTAGTTAATaaagcagcagcagagtttgagaggactgactccaattttgaaagaagttctcctggaggtaaaatgctatcaaacagcattgcatgctacagagaaatcagtCAGAAAAGGGAGAGTCAACTGAAGCTGCAAGCTTcactcttgttttattttaaggaattgccgcagccaccccagccttcagcagccATCAGCattgaggcaagaccctccaccagcaaaaagattacgacTTGCTGA